One stretch of Rhinolophus ferrumequinum isolate MPI-CBG mRhiFer1 chromosome 5, mRhiFer1_v1.p, whole genome shotgun sequence DNA includes these proteins:
- the OCIAD2 gene encoding OCIA domain-containing protein 2 isoform X2, giving the protein MSRRKFLEESMLVTQGLVHQDYLAANPRFGSLPKVALAGILGFGLGKASYIGICQSKFHSLEDQLRGAGFGPGHNRHCLLTCEQCKTKHGLSEQGSSQPSAS; this is encoded by the exons ATGTCAAGAAGAAAGTTTCTGGAAGAGAG CATGCTTGTTACCCAAGGACTAGTCCACCAAG ATTATTTAGCAGCTAACCCAAGATTTGGATCATTGCCTAAAGTTGCAC TTGCTGGTATCTTGGGGTTTGGCCTTGGAAAGGCATCGTACATAGGAATATGCCAGAGTAAATTCCATTCCCTTGAAGATCAGCTACGTGGGGCTGGTTTTGGTCCAGGGCATAACAG GCACTGCCTGCTTACCTGTGAACAGTGTAAAACTAAGCACGGATTAAGTGAGCAGGGAAGTTCCCAGCCTTCCGCCTCCTGA
- the OCIAD2 gene encoding OCIA domain-containing protein 2 isoform X3, whose product MLVTQGLVHQDYLAANPRFGSLPKVALAGILGFGLGKASYIGICQSKFHSLEDQLRGAGFGPGHNRHCLLTCEQCKTKHGLSEQGSSQPSAS is encoded by the exons ATGCTTGTTACCCAAGGACTAGTCCACCAAG ATTATTTAGCAGCTAACCCAAGATTTGGATCATTGCCTAAAGTTGCAC TTGCTGGTATCTTGGGGTTTGGCCTTGGAAAGGCATCGTACATAGGAATATGCCAGAGTAAATTCCATTCCCTTGAAGATCAGCTACGTGGGGCTGGTTTTGGTCCAGGGCATAACAG GCACTGCCTGCTTACCTGTGAACAGTGTAAAACTAAGCACGGATTAAGTGAGCAGGGAAGTTCCCAGCCTTCCGCCTCCTGA